ATGAGCTAACCCAAGCTGCCGAAGAAATCAAAGCTGGACTGACCAAAGAAAAGATTCATGAAATTGTTGAGTTAATTCCGGAGGTTTGGCTAGATGAACCTTCAAATCCATTTACGCCAAGTGAATTACGAGTTGCATATATAGCATTTTTGGAGGCCAAAATAGCTAAGATTGACTTACTTTTAAAAGAAGCAAGCGATGCAAGATAAGGTCATATACGAATATGCGATTTTGAGACTTGTGCCGAAAGTGGAGCGAGAAGAATTCTTTAATATAGGCGTGATTGTATACGCCAGACAAAAGAGATTTTTGGAGTTAAAATTCTCAATTGACGCAATCAAATTGAAAGCAATGAGCTGCGATATTGATATTCAAACGCTCAATAGTTACCTTCATACTTGGGAGTTAATTTGCAAGGGAGGCTCTAAAGGTGGAGCAATTGGCGAAATGGATATAGCTTCTAGATTTAGGTGGCTTGTAGCTACAAGAAGCACAGTCATACAAAGCTCAAAAACACACCCAGGACTCTGTGTAGATCCTAAAGCTGAACTCGAAGAGCTTTTTGAGAAATATGTAATGTAGTCTCGACCCTTTTATTTGAGGTTAGTTTTGATCAAATAATTCAAGTTTTAAACTCAATTTTATAGAGTAGGCAACTGACGTTAAATTAATTGCTTAATATTTTGCAATTTAATTTCACAAAATGAAGTTCTGATTAATAATAAGGGTAACTATTTTTTCCTTGCTCAGAACAAGTAACGAAATAGCCTTATATTTACTACTGAAATTTAAACAACAAGGCAATGGCAAAGAGTCAAGACGCAAAAAAAGCAACAAAAAAAGAGGCACTTAAAACTCCAAAAGAAAAAAAAGAGGAGAAACGTTTGAAAAAACAAGGCCGTAATTAGTAATAACATAAATCCACTTTCGAGTGGATTGTTTTTTTTATAGTCATTCGATTATATGAGTTTTAATATAAGAGCAGTACAAGAAGCCGACTTTTCAAGATTGATAGCTTTGTTCAAAGAGTTTGCGATTTTTGAGAAAAGGCCAGATAAAATGAAGAATACCGTCGAGCAAATGAAGCTTGAAAAAGAGTATTTTAAAGCATTTGTTGCTACTGTTGACGATGAAATCGTTGGTTTTGCGAGTTACTTTATAAGTTACCATACTTGGTCAGGAAAATGTATTTACATGGATGATCTATATGTAACATCATCAGTAAGAGGTGCCGGAATTGGTAAAGCTTTATTGGATGAGGTGATTGATTTGGCAAAAAAGGAAAACTGCAAAAAAGTACGTTGGCAAGTGTCAGATTGGAATAAAAATGCCCAGGATTTTTATAAGTCCATAGGAGCAAGTATATATCAAGGAGAATATGTGTGTGATTTGGATTTAGGAAATACCTAAAAGAAAAGAAATTGGAAAGAATAGGAATTGAGCGTTTTTTGGAGCTAAGAAATCAGACAGTTGTATTGGATGTACGCAGTCCGGGAGAGTACGCTCATGCTCATATTCCTGGGGCAGTCAGTTTGCCATTATTCACAAACGAAGAAAGAAAAGTTGTAGGAACCGCTTACAAGCAAGCGAGTAGGGAAGAGGCAATCAAGATTGGACTAGAGTATTTTGGTCCTAGAATGCGACAAGTGGTAGAACAAGTGGAAGCACTAGGGGCCAAAGAAGTTTTGGTGCATTGCTGGAGAGGAGGAATGAGAAGTGGAGCAATTGCTTGGTTACTCGATTTGTATGGTTTCAAAGTTTCACTTTTAGACGGTGGATATAAAGCATACCGAAATTGGGTTTTGCGACAAATAGAGCAAGAATATAGGTTCAAAATTGTTGGCGGTTATACAGGAACAGCCAAAACTGACCTTTTATACAATCTTATCAAAGAAGAATTTCCTGTCATTGATTTAGAAGGTTTGGCAAGTCATAAGGGCTCGGCATTGGGAGGAATAGGAATGCCACCTCAACCAAGTCAGGAGCATTTTGAGAATACCTTGGCAATGGAATTAGCGAGGCTAAAAACTGAGCCTTTTATCATTCTTGAAGATGAAAGCCAGCGAATAGGAAATATTCAAATTCCTAATGCTATTTATCAAAAAATGAAGGGAAGTACGGTCTACTTTTTGGATGTTCCCGTAGAAGAAAGGCTAAATTACCTTGTGGTTGAATATGGAAAATTACCAATCGAAGAATTGAAAAATGCGATTTTGAGAATCCAAAAAAGACTAGGTGGTTTAGAGACTAAAAATGCTCTCTCTCACTTAGATGAAAATAACTTGAAAGCATGCTTTGAGATATTACTTAGGTATTATGACAAATGGTATTTAAAAGGACTTTTGTCCAAATCAAAATATTTAAAAATAGAAACGAAAAGTGTCGATATAGTGATAAACACGCAATTGTTGAAATCGAATTTTATAACTGAACAGGAATAGGAAATATAGAATGAAAGAAGAAATAAAATTGACCCAATACTCTCATGGAGCAGGTTGTGGATGCAAAATATCTCCCAAAGTGTTAGATGTGATATTGAAAGGCAACATTTCGATGCCCAATAATGAGCGATTAATTGTTGGAAATAGTAGTAAGGACGACGCTGCGGTACTCGACTTAGGAAATGGCACTGCACTCATCTCAACGACCGATTTTTTCATGCCAATTGTTGACGATCCTTATAATTTTGGAAGAATCGCCTCAGCCAATGCAATTTCGGATGTGTATGCTATGGGAGGAAAGCCGGTTTTAGCAATAGCTATTTTGGGCTGGCCTATTGATAAATTATCTCCAGAAGTTGCTCAGCGAGTAATAGACGGAAGTAGAAGTATTTGCTTAGAAGCAGGGATTTCGCTTGGCGGTGGTCATAGTATCGATTCTCCAGAGCCAATATTTGGCTTAGCCGTAAATGGGATTGTTGACATTAAAAACATAAAGCAAAATAATAAAGCAGAAGAAGGTGATGTGCTTTTCTTAACAAAGCCAATAGGCGTAGGGATACTTACAACTGCGGAAAAGAAAGGTTTGTTGAAGCCTGAGCATACGGAACTTGCTGCAAAGCAAATGATGCAACTCAATAAAATAGGAGAGGAACTAGGGAAATTAGAATCTGTAAATGCTATCACTGATGTAACCGGTTTCGGACTACTTGGTCATCTTACCGAAATGGCAGAAGGCAGTGAATTAAGTGCTGAAATTTATTCAAGCAGGGTTCCATTGATATGCGAAGAGCTTAAAGAATACATTTCTGCTGGAGCCGTTCCTGGTGGATCAAATAGAAACTGGGACAGTTATGGACATAAAATAGGTGAGTTGACTGATTTACAAAAAATCCTTTTTGCTGATCCCCAAACTAGCGGTGGCTTGTTAGTGTCGGTAAGTCCTGAAGCTGTTGATGAGGTTCAGGCTCTTTTTGCTGACAACAACTTGGAAGCCTTTCTTGAACCTATTGGAAAAATGGTTAAAAAGGGTGAAAATGTTGTGGAGATTTTGGCTTGACAGTTTAAAACTCAAAAGTTTTCAAAACCCGGTGAGGTTTGGGAACGTCTTAAGCCGGATTGCCTTGCCACAAGGCGTAATTTCGACTAATTATTTGCTTTAGCCGCAAAATTTGAATCCCATAATTTTAAGAATATATTTGTCCTCAATTTCAACCACCATATAAAATGAAGTATATCTTATTAGTTTTAGCTACTTTTCTAGCTATAAGTTCCTGTCAAAATAGTTCTGAAAGTAATGCTGATCAAATTACCATTGGCGTAACAATGCTCAGTATGCAAAATGAGTTTATTGTAAACGTTGCGGATGAGATGCAGAAAAAGGCAGACGAAATGGGCGTGAAACTCATCATTGTTGATGCCGAAAGATCAGCCCTTAAGCAAATGGAACAAGTAGAAAGCTTTATCGCTCAACAAGTGGATGCGATCATCATGAATCCTTGTGAAGTGGAAGCTAGTTCGCCAGCGGTAGCAAGAGCAATTGCTGCAAAAATTCCGATTATCAATGTGAACTCAGAGACAAGTGCCACACCAACTGCATTTGTAGGTTCCAATGATGTTGAGTCTGCCAGAATTGCCATGAACTACATCGCCGAACGCTTGGGAGGAAAAGGAAAACTACTCATGATTCATGGGTTTATGGGACAAGCGGCTCAAATTCAAAGGGAAGAAGGAGCTAAAGAAATACTGAAATCATATCCTGAAATTGAACTCATTGCAGAACAAACTGGTGAATGGGATCGATCAAAAAGCATGGACCTCATGCAAAACTGGATTCAGTCTTACGGAGATGGTATTGATGCCGTTTTTGCTCATAATGATGAAATGGGCATGGGTGCAGTTAAGGCATTAGAAAATGCTGGGATGAAAGACAAAGTGATTGTAGTAAGTATAGATGCCATCAAAGATGCATTGCAAGCTGTACAAAAAGGAAGCTTAGATGCCACAGTTTTTCAAAACGCTCAGAAGCAAGGCTCCACTGCCATAGAAACGGCTTTGAAATTAATCAAAGGAGAAACTGTAGATCAGCAAACGCTCATACCATTTGAACTTGTAACGAAAGAGAATGTTGATCAGTTTTTGAAATAAGAAAGCAATTTTGCAAGAGGTATTGGGCAATAGGGTTTAGGTATTTGGTACATCTATTTTCGCTTTGTATTTTTTAATCTCCCGATAAACGAACCTCCAATTTCCCTTTTCCATCTTTTACCGTATAAGCAGGGATTAAGATTTCAACTCTTTTAAGGTTTGGAATAATTTTGTCGATCTCAAGAGGAGGTGGGTCAAAGGATGTAACCGAAACTTGCAAATTACTTGGCGACTGAATACTCAACTTCAATTTTTTTCCACTTTGGCTCAGTATTGCCCCGTTTGCAGTGGTTTGGACTTCTGCAGTGGTCATCATCGCCCATCTTAGATATTTCGTACTTTCTAAGGTTTCAAACTCATCAGTGATGATAAGAGAGCGGTCACTTTCTTTTGTAAATGTCCTTTTTAATGATTTTAATTGACCTTCTAAAGGAGGAGTCATGTCGATTTCAATTTTTGGGTTTTGCCCTTTCGTGAAATTGGTAATAGCTGCCCTTCCTTTTACATTGAAGCGTTCATCATTCACCGAAATTGTGCTATGAGTAACATTTCCTTTGGTCATAAGTGACCATCGAGGGCTGTTTTGTGACATGTCCGACAACGGAAATCCAATTTTATTCAATAAGTAATATTGTTGGTTACCGGGATCAATGGACCAACGGACCCCATCAAGGTCAAATACAAAAGAACCAGCATCAATATTACCATGACTCAGTTGTGCCAATCCACCTTTTGCAGCAAGAAAGAAATCATTGGTCTCACCTCTCACTACAGCGATTGGGTTAATCCCGTCGCCAAACCATTGTTTTGGTATGTCTCCTTTTGTTTTAGGACTGTATTGAGATAACCAAATAAGGCCAGGGCCCATCATTCCGCCTTTTGTTTCGCCTGGGTTTTGGAAGAATTCTTTGTCCAGATAATTTGAATCTCCTGTTTTAGCTGCAAACCAAGATAACAGAACTGAGCCTCTTCCATTTGGTAGTTCTTGTGAATCTGAAAAGTTAAAAAACTGACCTTGAGGAGAAAGTGTAAGCAATCTGAATGCTGCACTATTCATAAAACCAGGGCTGGCAGATAAACCAAAGTCCTTACCCAAAGCTGTTGTTAGTACTTCTGATGCTACAACTCCGTAACTGGTTCCATATTCCCAATAGGATGGGCCTTCGGGATAAACACCATCTGGAGCATATGCTTCTAGCGAACCTGTGATGTCGTTTAATGCTCGTGAAATGGTTTTAGCTGCTAAGTCGTAGTTGTCTTCTGCGATTGTTAGTGACGCGATAATCATTCCCGAATGGCAAATGGTATTCCAATTATTGTTGCCTTTGAGCCAAAACATTCTTTCTCCATTTTCATTATAACTCGGCAGTATGGCTTTCTCAATTAAGGACTTTTTGGCAAGTTGAACTGTTTTTTTGGGAAGTACGTCTCCAGTCCAATCCACAGCCATGGCAACCGCAAAGGACATTTCAGCTACGTCAAGAAAGTGTATGGGATTCCAGTCAATGAAATTGCAAACGGCATTCAGCTCTTCATCTATTCGCTGGAGCATTCTTTTGTCTTTATCTATTCTATATACAAGAGATAAAACGCTCATTCTTCGCATCATTTCGCGAGAAACAAACAGCAAGCGAAAGCCTTCTAACTCTCTTTTAACCAAAGGCTCCTTTAAAATATCCTCGGCCTCCGCTTTCAGAAAACTGTAGTAGTTTGCAACTAGTGGGTCACTTTTTAGCTTGGCTTTAAGATTCTTTTCTATTGCTGGGTTTAAGATCAGTCTTGGATGTTGCTTAGAGAGATTTTGCTTTAAATATTCGGCAGTAATAGGATTCTCCAAAACCAATTTTTGCTTTTGAGCTTGCGAGCAAAAGCTAGCTAAACTCAAAAGCAAAGTTAGTAGTAGTCCTTTGATAGGAAACTGTGTCATTTTAATATTTTATGGTTCAATAAATGAGTCGCTTTTATGTTTAGAAATGCCTTTTTCTGTTAAAAAGATATATACTTACATAAAACTAGGATAAGCTAGCGAAGCTCCTTCATTCTTCCCATTTTTGATCAATTTCGTATGCGAAAAGGATAGTTTTAATACTATTTCTTAGTTTTTTAACTTCCCAAATAGCCACTCATTTTTCAATTCCTGTTGCTCTGGGAATGTCCAATGCTGTGTTTCTTGAAAAATATGAAGCTCTTTTTTAGCATTGATGAGATTGTAAGCCGCAAACATTGAAGTAGGAGGGCATACGTTGTCATTGTAACCCCAACTGTACCAGCCTTCTACTTTTACAAATCTTGCAAAATTGGCAACGTCATAATATTTAGAAGTCTCAATCTTCTCTGGTTTGTTTGTGAAATCATCTTTGAAGATTTTAGGCCATCCACCTGCTCGCCCATTCAGAAAACCTGTCATGTCAGCCAATGCTGGGTAAAATGCCGCCAAGTAGTCAATTCTGCTATCTAAGCCGGCTGTAACAATGGATAATGCTCCTCCTTGGCTTCCACCAGTGACACCAATATTATTTCCGTCAAAACTATCGAGCGTGTATATAAAATCAACAGATCGAACACATCCTAAATATACTCTCTTGTAATAAGCCTTGTCTTTGTCATCTAAGTTAAAGGTCTGATAACCATTAAGAGCACCATATCGTAAGTTATCATACACTTCTTGATCTAAGTTGACAGGTATGCCATGAATACCAATTGTGAACGAAACAAAACCATTTTCAGCTTCGGATACATCTCCGTAGTATGGGCGAACACCCGCTCCCGGTACGTGCAAAATTGCAGGGTATTTGCCCGGTGCTTTTGGCGTACAAAGTATACCATATATTTTACCAGAAATATTGTCAATGCTTACATGGTATACATTTACTTTTGAAGTGCAACGCTCGGGTAGTAAGGTTAATACAGGATTAATGGGTACTTTGCTTAAGTCCGATTTCCCTTTGTTCCAAAAAGCCTCAAAATCGCTAGGTAGCGTTGTAGTAGGCTTTATTTTTTCGGGAGAAAATGCGGCTGTGGCGTAAGATGAATATGTTTTGCCATCAACTTCTACACTGGCAGTACAACGTAGGAAACCGGCTTCTTTGAACTTGTTTGATTTTACGCTTGCAACACCTTTTTTTAGAGTCAGTTTTCCTGTATCCCAAGCATCCATTAATTCTGGTTGAATCACATAAGAAATCTCTATTCCTTCAACGGGTACATTATTTTTTAATACGGTGATGTTGAATTCTGCTTTATCACCTGACTGATAATTCCAATCTGCATGATCAGGACTTACGATAACTTGAACTAGCTCTCGTTTTGGTTGAGCTAAAAGAATTGAGCTAGAGCTTAAAAAGCATACAAAGAGTAGGCAATAAAAATGTTTTACTGAAAATTTCATTTATGAATTTGTTAGGGTTGAATTTACTGCAATGCAGTTAAACTTCAATTTAGCAAATCCAATTGGATTAATAGGCACTCAGTTTCCTCATTTAGTAATACGAAACAAATGCTTTTAATGAAAAGTACTTTTTGCTAAAATTTATAAAAAGCTAGGGAGAAAACTCTTACGGTCAATAAAAATTAAACCACATCACTGTTTTCAAAAAACGTGGGTACGAATAGCTATTAGTCGAGCTAATTTTATGAAAAGCGGTTAGGAAAATGATGTTCTAAATCTGCCTTTTTAGGCATGAGAAGGGTTTAGAAATGATGTGATCAAATACAATCCTTGGGGTATGCCTTTCCAGTCAAGCACTCAACAAATACTGATGGTATCGGTTTGATAAGTGCTCATTGACAGTCACATAGCCCGAATAAAGAGCTAGCAAAGAATTAGGAAATTAGGTTTCTAGGATTGCAATCAAACACTTACTTTTTCAGTCTTGGCTTTTTCAACACTTCCATATGCTGGACATTGTTTTTTCTGACAAGATGCAAAGATTGCGGAACCTATTATTAGTAAAGCGACAAGTTTCAATTTCATTTGTTATTGAGTTTTTGAGTAGTCTAATTCAAAAAACGAACCAATTACCTACTTATTTTCAATTTGTTGTGATTTCTGTTTTATCCTCTAGCAATTCATCAAGTGTATCCACCTTGGTAATCAATTGCTCAGGCTTTGCCCTGTCGTTTCTATAACCAAGTACTTGCATCATTGATTCCTCGTCTTGTTCCTCGGCAAATAGCTCGGTTGTAAGGTTTCCATTTTCGTCCATATCAACCAATACATGCTTTGGGGCTGGTATCAAGCAATGTTGAATTCCGCCATAGCCGCCAAGCGATTCTTGGTATGCACCAGTGTGGAAAAATCCTATAAACTGTTCTTGTGCCTCGTTCTCCTCAAACATCGGCATGTATAAATCTTCGGAGTGGGCTTCGGTATTGTAATAATCCGCTGAGTCGCACGTGAGCCCACCAAGATTCACCTTGGCATACGGAGCATCCCAGTTATTTATTGGCAACATGATGTATTTTTGACCAATACCCCAAGAGTCAGGTAATTGAGTTATGAAAGAGCCATCAATCATGTACCAAAGCTCACGATCGTTTTGTTGCTTTTTGTCAATTACTTTGTATATCGTCGCTCCACTTTCTCCCACAGTATAACTACCAAACTCAGTCAAAATATTAGGTACAGGAACACTGTTTTTGTTACAAATCCACTGAATGTTCTCAATGATTTCGTCAATCATAGACTGGTAGTCATAGTTAAATACTACCGAAGTTTGAATAGGTAAACCACCACCAATATCAATGCTATCTAGTTCGGGGCATATCTTCTTCAGCTCACAATACTTAAACATGAAACGAGTCAATTCCGACCAGTAATATGCCGTGTCTTTGATTCCCGAGTTTATGAAAAAGTGAAGCATTTTCAATTGAAACTGCTTGTTCGGCTTAATTTTATTTAAGTATAAATCATCTACATCCTTATACCTGATTCCAAGTCTAGAAGTATAAAAAGAGAAGTTTGGCTCTTCATCTGTTGCGATTCTTATCCCGAGTTTCACAGGCTGCTCTGCATCCACATGGTTGATATAGTGATCTACCTCTCTTAAGTTATCAAGTACTGGCACCACATTGGTAAAACCGTCATTGATCATTCCAGTAATATAATCGAGGTAGAGCGGTCTTTTGTGACCATTACACACGATATATGTGTTTTTGCTAACCTTCCCTTCTTTGAACATCGCACGAATAATCGGCATGTCAAATGCAGAAGATGTCTCTAAATGAACGTTGTTTTTCAGAGCTTCGTCGAGCACATATTTGAAATGAGAGCTCTTCGTACAGTAACAATAAGTGTATGTACCACTGTAATTGTACTTTTTCATAGCATTCTTAAACAACAACCTTGCATGGCTGATATGCTCACTTATTTTTGGCAAATAAGTAAGTTTCAGTGGAGTCCCATATTTTTTAATAATATCCATAACAGGCACATTATTAAATAATAAGTTGTGGTTTACATCCACTCCAAACTCCCTTGTAGGAAATTCAAAAGTCTGTTGAATTAGGTCTATGTAACGTTTCATCTAGTATAATTTCAATTCCTTAGTGCTATTTGAGCTTTTAGGCTAGTGCAAAAGTGATATAAAATTCACAAATTGCAACCCTAATTCCTGTGAAAATGCAGGTGTTTTTTTTGGGCAGCCCCACTTTGGTGTGGCCGGGCTTTCCGCTTTACTCCCTCTCCATTGCATGGCGAGCGGGTATCGCTGCAATCCCTTTTGCACATTTCGCATCCCAAAATGTTAGATTTCGGACTTATTTTAGATGTTAAATATTTTATGAATAAAACTCGGGTTCATTTTATTGCAGTAGGTGGTGCCATCATGCACAACTTGGCATTGGCACTTCAAAGCAAAGGGTATATTGTTACCGGATCAGACGATGAAATCTACGATCCTGCAAAAAGCCGCCTCCAAAAAGCAGGTATTTTACCTGAAACAATTGGTTGGTTTCCAGAAAAAATATCTAGTGAGTTGGATGCCATTATACTTGGTATGCATGCTCGCAAAGAAAACCCAGAGTTACTAAAAGCTCAAGAACTTGGCCTCAAAGTGTATTCTTTTCCTGAGTATGTTTTTGAGCAAAGCGAACATAAACAAAGGGTAGTTATAGCTGGTAGTCATGGTAAAACCAGTATTACGAGCATCATTCTCCACGTACTGAAGTTTCATAATCGTAAGTTTGATTACCTCGTAGGTGCTCAGATAGAGGGTTTTGACCTCATGGTACAACTTACCGAAGACGCCCCTATCATCATTATGGAAGGTGACGAATATTTGAGTTCAGCTTTAGAGATGAAATCCAAGTTTCTTTTTTATCATCCACATATCGTTTTGGTGTCTGGAGTGGCATGGGATCATTTCAATGTTTTTCCTAAGTTTGAAGACTACGTTGCTGCTTTTGAACAACTAGCAGATGGAATTCCAAAGGCGGGTTCTATCATTTATGACGAAACAGATGATATTGTAAAAGTAATAGGGGATAAAGAACGAGAAGATGTTAATCGTTTTCCTTATAAAGCTCACCCATACACTGTCAAAGACGGAAAAGTTGCACTTAAAACTGATGACGGGGCAATTCCTGTAAAGATTTTTGGTGAGCATAACATGAAAAATCTCATGGGAGCTAAGCTTGTTTTGGATCGCTTAGGTATCAATGAAAGCATGTTTTACCAAGCCATTAAGACTTTCGGAGGGGCCGCTAAGCGATTAGAAAAACTAGACGAAAACAAGCATACAGTTATTTATAGAGATTTTGCTCATGCTCCATCTAAAGCAAAAGCAACTACCGAAGCTACAGCAGAGCTTTATGCCGATCGTAATTTGGTGGCATGTTACGAGTTGCACACATTTAGTAGCTTAAATAAAACGTTTTTGCCGCACTATGCAGACTCACTTAACGCTGCTGATACAGCAGTGGTATTCTATAGCCCACATACTATAGAAATGAAAAAGATGCCTGCACTCAACGAGGCCGAAGTAAAAGCTGCATTTGGAAGAGAAGACCTTAATGTTTTCACAGACCGAGCAGCATTAGAAAGCTTCCTAAAAGCTCAAAACTGGTACGAAAGTAATCTCTTACTTATGTCCTCTGGTACATTTGGTGGTATGGATTTCAAAGCCTTTGGTAAAGATATACTAGCATTACCAGTCACTAAAACCAAACGTGAAAGGAAGGGTACCATGCTTGGGCGTTTTTTGAAAAAGAAAAGGAAGTGATTTCATTAATGAGTATAAATTCATGAACAAGCTATTTCGATTTAAGCATTTTAAGTTTAGTTGGCAGCTTGGATTGACACTCATTCTTTTATTCAGTATACCAAGGTTCTTTCTTGTTTTAAAAGCAAACAAAACTGGTAACTACCAATTCACATCATTTGTGTTTTTGGTAATGATATTGAGTCCATTTTTA
This portion of the Spirosomataceae bacterium TFI 002 genome encodes:
- a CDS encoding Acetyltransferase (GNAT) family protein, whose translation is MSFNIRAVQEADFSRLIALFKEFAIFEKRPDKMKNTVEQMKLEKEYFKAFVATVDDEIVGFASYFISYHTWSGKCIYMDDLYVTSSVRGAGIGKALLDEVIDLAKKENCKKVRWQVSDWNKNAQDFYKSIGASIYQGEYVCDLDLGNT
- a CDS encoding tRNA 2-selenouridine synthase, producing MERIGIERFLELRNQTVVLDVRSPGEYAHAHIPGAVSLPLFTNEERKVVGTAYKQASREEAIKIGLEYFGPRMRQVVEQVEALGAKEVLVHCWRGGMRSGAIAWLLDLYGFKVSLLDGGYKAYRNWVLRQIEQEYRFKIVGGYTGTAKTDLLYNLIKEEFPVIDLEGLASHKGSALGGIGMPPQPSQEHFENTLAMELARLKTEPFIILEDESQRIGNIQIPNAIYQKMKGSTVYFLDVPVEERLNYLVVEYGKLPIEELKNAILRIQKRLGGLETKNALSHLDENNLKACFEILLRYYDKWYLKGLLSKSKYLKIETKSVDIVINTQLLKSNFITEQE
- a CDS encoding selenophosphate synthase, which translates into the protein MKEEIKLTQYSHGAGCGCKISPKVLDVILKGNISMPNNERLIVGNSSKDDAAVLDLGNGTALISTTDFFMPIVDDPYNFGRIASANAISDVYAMGGKPVLAIAILGWPIDKLSPEVAQRVIDGSRSICLEAGISLGGGHSIDSPEPIFGLAVNGIVDIKNIKQNNKAEEGDVLFLTKPIGVGILTTAEKKGLLKPEHTELAAKQMMQLNKIGEELGKLESVNAITDVTGFGLLGHLTEMAEGSELSAEIYSSRVPLICEELKEYISAGAVPGGSNRNWDSYGHKIGELTDLQKILFADPQTSGGLLVSVSPEAVDEVQALFADNNLEAFLEPIGKMVKKGENVVEILA
- a CDS encoding monosaccharide ABC transporter substrate-binding protein, CUT2 family, translated to MKYILLVLATFLAISSCQNSSESNADQITIGVTMLSMQNEFIVNVADEMQKKADEMGVKLIIVDAERSALKQMEQVESFIAQQVDAIIMNPCEVEASSPAVARAIAAKIPIINVNSETSATPTAFVGSNDVESARIAMNYIAERLGGKGKLLMIHGFMGQAAQIQREEGAKEILKSYPEIELIAEQTGEWDRSKSMDLMQNWIQSYGDGIDAVFAHNDEMGMGAVKALENAGMKDKVIVVSIDAIKDALQAVQKGSLDATVFQNAQKQGSTAIETALKLIKGETVDQQTLIPFELVTKENVDQFLK
- a CDS encoding Heparinase II/III-like protein, which produces MTQFPIKGLLLTLLLSLASFCSQAQKQKLVLENPITAEYLKQNLSKQHPRLILNPAIEKNLKAKLKSDPLVANYYSFLKAEAEDILKEPLVKRELEGFRLLFVSREMMRRMSVLSLVYRIDKDKRMLQRIDEELNAVCNFIDWNPIHFLDVAEMSFAVAMAVDWTGDVLPKKTVQLAKKSLIEKAILPSYNENGERMFWLKGNNNWNTICHSGMIIASLTIAEDNYDLAAKTISRALNDITGSLEAYAPDGVYPEGPSYWEYGTSYGVVASEVLTTALGKDFGLSASPGFMNSAAFRLLTLSPQGQFFNFSDSQELPNGRGSVLLSWFAAKTGDSNYLDKEFFQNPGETKGGMMGPGLIWLSQYSPKTKGDIPKQWFGDGINPIAVVRGETNDFFLAAKGGLAQLSHGNIDAGSFVFDLDGVRWSIDPGNQQYYLLNKIGFPLSDMSQNSPRWSLMTKGNVTHSTISVNDERFNVKGRAAITNFTKGQNPKIEIDMTPPLEGQLKSLKRTFTKESDRSLIITDEFETLESTKYLRWAMMTTAEVQTTANGAILSQSGKKLKLSIQSPSNLQVSVTSFDPPPLEIDKIIPNLKRVEILIPAYTVKDGKGKLEVRLSGD
- a CDS encoding Cephalosporin-C deacetylase encodes the protein MKFSVKHFYCLLFVCFLSSSSILLAQPKRELVQVIVSPDHADWNYQSGDKAEFNITVLKNNVPVEGIEISYVIQPELMDAWDTGKLTLKKGVASVKSNKFKEAGFLRCTASVEVDGKTYSSYATAAFSPEKIKPTTTLPSDFEAFWNKGKSDLSKVPINPVLTLLPERCTSKVNVYHVSIDNISGKIYGILCTPKAPGKYPAILHVPGAGVRPYYGDVSEAENGFVSFTIGIHGIPVNLDQEVYDNLRYGALNGYQTFNLDDKDKAYYKRVYLGCVRSVDFIYTLDSFDGNNIGVTGGSQGGALSIVTAGLDSRIDYLAAFYPALADMTGFLNGRAGGWPKIFKDDFTNKPEKIETSKYYDVANFARFVKVEGWYSWGYNDNVCPPTSMFAAYNLINAKKELHIFQETQHWTFPEQQELKNEWLFGKLKN
- a CDS encoding arginine decarboxylase, which translates into the protein MKRYIDLIQQTFEFPTREFGVDVNHNLLFNNVPVMDIIKKYGTPLKLTYLPKISEHISHARLLFKNAMKKYNYSGTYTYCYCTKSSHFKYVLDEALKNNVHLETSSAFDMPIIRAMFKEGKVSKNTYIVCNGHKRPLYLDYITGMINDGFTNVVPVLDNLREVDHYINHVDAEQPVKLGIRIATDEEPNFSFYTSRLGIRYKDVDDLYLNKIKPNKQFQLKMLHFFINSGIKDTAYYWSELTRFMFKYCELKKICPELDSIDIGGGLPIQTSVVFNYDYQSMIDEIIENIQWICNKNSVPVPNILTEFGSYTVGESGATIYKVIDKKQQNDRELWYMIDGSFITQLPDSWGIGQKYIMLPINNWDAPYAKVNLGGLTCDSADYYNTEAHSEDLYMPMFEENEAQEQFIGFFHTGAYQESLGGYGGIQHCLIPAPKHVLVDMDENGNLTTELFAEEQDEESMMQVLGYRNDRAKPEQLITKVDTLDELLEDKTEITTN
- a CDS encoding UDP-N-acetylmuramate: L-alanyl-gamma-D-glutamyl-meso-diaminopimelate ligase; this translates as MLDFGLILDVKYFMNKTRVHFIAVGGAIMHNLALALQSKGYIVTGSDDEIYDPAKSRLQKAGILPETIGWFPEKISSELDAIILGMHARKENPELLKAQELGLKVYSFPEYVFEQSEHKQRVVIAGSHGKTSITSIILHVLKFHNRKFDYLVGAQIEGFDLMVQLTEDAPIIIMEGDEYLSSALEMKSKFLFYHPHIVLVSGVAWDHFNVFPKFEDYVAAFEQLADGIPKAGSIIYDETDDIVKVIGDKEREDVNRFPYKAHPYTVKDGKVALKTDDGAIPVKIFGEHNMKNLMGAKLVLDRLGINESMFYQAIKTFGGAAKRLEKLDENKHTVIYRDFAHAPSKAKATTEATAELYADRNLVACYELHTFSSLNKTFLPHYADSLNAADTAVVFYSPHTIEMKKMPALNEAEVKAAFGREDLNVFTDRAALESFLKAQNWYESNLLLMSSGTFGGMDFKAFGKDILALPVTKTKRERKGTMLGRFLKKKRK